The following are encoded together in the Syngnathus typhle isolate RoL2023-S1 ecotype Sweden linkage group LG5, RoL_Styp_1.0, whole genome shotgun sequence genome:
- the LOC133154266 gene encoding cyclin-O produces MVLVKRGGGGGSGGGGGSTRVRVERYRKQKLVSRSIWSESGLEEDLARSPTPHPASSPLRVDEPEGEASNWYLQYGDVGYRIQKEREALFYPCNSLALQPQVTAEARCKLVSWLIPLHKHLRLSFECCCLTVNIMDRFLACTPVADDCFQLLGVTALLLASKKVEVCSPSISHLLSLCCNTFTREQLCNLECLILLRLHFRLGAPTLAFFLDCHANRTDSANGPRKRCRSLAQKVCELSLADSAFDKYVPSVTAGCALSLARELLQADRVSCHSEGEFHRCMMEEPPGKAESTLARECRDNLRLLLALNKESLSGDEYV; encoded by the exons ATGGTGCTCGTGAAGcggggtggcggcggcggcagcggcggcggcggaggttcCACACGGGTCCGGGTGGAGCGCTACCGAAAGCAGAAACTTGTGTCCAGATCAATCTGGAGTGAGTCCGGTTTGGAGGAGGATTTGGCACGTTCCCCCACTCCTCATCCAGCTTCGTCACCTCTGCGTGTGGACGAACCGGAGGGGGAAGCGTCCAACTGGTACCTCCAGTACGGTGATGTCGGCTACAGGATCCAGAAGGAGAGGGAGGCTCTGTTTTATCCGTGCAATAGTCTTGCTCTCCAGCCACAA GTGACAGCCGAGGCGCGCTGCAAGCTGGTCAGCTGGCTCATCCCACTGCACAAGCACTTGCGCCTATCCTTCGAGTGCTGCTGCCTGACTGTAAACATCATGGACAGGTTCTTGGCGTGCACGCCGGTGGCCGACGACTGCTTTCAGCTTCTGGGTGTCACGGCGCTGCTCCTTGCCAGCAAAAAG gTGGAGGTGTGCTCCCCCAGCATCAGTCACCTCCTTTCGCTGTGCTGCAACACCTTCACCAGGGAGCAGCTCTGCAACCTGGAGTGTCTCATCCTCCTGCGCCTCCACTTCCGCCTGGGCGCGCCCACCCTGGCCTTCTTCTTGGACTGCCACGCCAATCGCACGGACAGCGCCAACGGGCCTCGCAAGCGTTGCCGCAGCCTGGCCCAAAAGGTGTGTGAGCTGAGCCTGGCCGATTCCGCCTTCGATAAATACGTTCCGTCTGTGACCGCCGGCTGCGCGCTGAGCCTGGCGCGCGAGTTACTCCAGGCTGATCGCGTCAGCTGCCATTCAGAGGGTGAATTCCACCGCTGCATGATGGAGGAACCGCCAGGCAAAGCAGAAAGCACTTTGGCCCGGGAGTGCAGAGACAATCTGAGGCTGCTGCTTGCTCTTAACAAGGAGTCGCTGAGTGGAGATGAATACGTTTGA
- the tut7 gene encoding terminal uridylyltransferase 7 isoform X2 has product MMENSDRHNRARPGSRGAASDGRRNQEHNRGQPFRMDGGVQGKKNQGGPYWSSPNRGGLGPLAYSPGAFRGGHSPLQRDDLHRFWSPENSGGTREETWREHIHQQWGKSVRDGGPYEDRDTWRRDTSDGGNAGRRRRPRHKRRHFAEEDQDLASEESSLSAKDLQALRQAEMRLGKDGIHKKKSNSKPNALYTCTLCDVLLDSLSDANRHVRDKRHKRRLREKKEHTMLTEILPPGPEHVGALTAALEAVVSQHGMDDGDVETRRGVVSLMQDVLLSVLPEIRLRLYGSSCTKFGFKDSDVNVDIRYPPHMHQPDVLLSVKECLAGSPLFVDLEADFHARVPVVMCKEKKSGLLCKVSAGNENAFQSTAYLASLAKREQLLPPLVLGLRRWARICQIDRAEEGGLPPYVFALMVIFFLQQRKEALLPTYLNQAIKTFSLSKLSDFNLVCVEDGHLQWTCSSKDAPQPAEGSCLRGKVPLVFQSPGPPAEMGALWVEMLRFYSLEFNMADNVIGVRTGAVLSRELKDWPKKRMAVEDPFAVKRNVARSVNSQQMYDYILHCLKTTYKYFALPLDAAPPSEGKAGGATSSQPSTDSQNGPEDSDCIVEEEEEIEEGSDSEGEKEKADLGKSSFSEEEEDDDARAHGARRHLDSFTTEDEEIFPVDEISGEELLSDEEPPDLDTPASEEEELAPAVASPACQRDTVENELPENQVVHAQSTKSYQFSKHAFTRGKTHMVVCSLCKRDGHLKKDCPEDFKKVDLPPLPPMTADFLSVLDLVCEQCFVDFAPDDLEVAVRERILQDLEIFVRRQFPGARLQLFGSSKNGFGFRQSDLDICMVREGQDNIDDVDCINVIERLAKLLRKHPDLRNILPITTAKVPIVKFYHVRTGLEGDISLYNRLALHNTRLLALYAAIDRRVKILCYVMKVFAKICDIGDASRGSLSSYAYTLMVLFFLQQREPPLIPVLQELYDGDKKPEVLADGWNVYFFEDLKALPSRWPQYGKNTESVGQLWLGLLRFYTEDFDFKEHVVCTRQKARLTTFNKQWTSKYIVIEDPFDLNHNLGAGLSRKMTNFIMKAFINGRTVFGTPVQAFPPEYPRQMEYFFDPQVLTEGEVAPNDRCCRICGKIGHFMKDCPMRRNVSLQVQAQARLGQKARQRA; this is encoded by the exons ATGATGGAGAACTCGGACAGGCACAACCGGGCAAGGCCAGGTAGCCGGGGAGCAGCTTCAGATGGCCGGAGGAACCAGGAGCACAATCGAGGACAGCCCTTCAGAATGGATGGAGGAGTGCAAGGCAAGAAGAACCAGGGAGGGCCGTACTGGTCCAGCCCCAATAGGGGGGGACTCGGCCCCTTGGCTTATTCCCCCGGAGCCTTCCGAGGCGGCCACAGCCCCTTGCAGAGGGATGATCTACATCGGTTCTGGAGTCCGGAAAACAGCGGCGGGACTCGAGAAGAGACCTGGAGAGAGCATATCCATCAACAGTGGGGGAAGAGTGTCCGTGATGGAGGTCCATATGAGGACAGGGACACGTGGAGGAGGGATACCTCTGACGGAGGAAATGCAG GAAGAAGACGTCGACCGAGACACAAGCGCAGACATTTTGCTGAAGAGGACCAGGACCTCGCGAGCGAAGAGTCGTCACTCTCAGCCAAAGATCTGCAAGCACTGCGGCAAGCTGAAATGCGTCTCGGTAAAGATGGCATTCACAAGAAG AAGTCCAACAGCAAGCCTAACGCACTTTACACCTGCACCCTCTGCGACGTCCTTCTGGACTCGCTGTCTGATGCTAACCGGCACGTCCGAGACAAGCGGCACAAGCGGAGGCTCAGG GAGAAGAAAGAGCACACCATGCTGACCGAGATCCTGCCGCCTGGCCCCGAGCACGTTGGCGCGTTGACCGCCGCCTTAGAGGCTGTGGTCAGCCAGCACGGAATGGATGACGGCGATGTGGAGACGAGGCGCGGTGTCGTGTCCCTCATGCAAGATGTTCTCCTTTCCGTCCTACCCG AGATCAGGCTTCGCTTGTACGGATCGTCCTGCACCAAGTTTGGATTCAAGGATTCCGATGTCAACGTGGACATCCGCTATCCGCCTCAC ATGCATCAGCCAGATGTCCTGTTGTCGGTCAAGGAGTGCCTGGCCGGGAGCC CTCTTTTTGTTGATCTGGAAGCTGACTTTCATGCTCGTGTGCCCGTGGTGATGTGCAAAGAAAAGAAGag TGGTCTTCTGTGCAAAGTGAGCGCCGGGAATGAAAATGCCTTCCAAAGCACGGCTTATCTGGCTTCCCTCGCCAAGCGGGAGCAGCTCCTCCCGCCGCTGGTTCTTGGACTGCGGCGTTGGGCGAGG ATCTGTCAAATTGACCGCGCGGAGGAGGGTGGGCTACCCCCGTACGTCTTTGCCCTCATGGTCATCTTCTTTCTACAACAGCGCAAGGAAGCCCTCTTGCCAACCTATCTCAATCAAGCG ATCAAGACCTTTTCGCTGAGCAAGCTTTCCGACTTCAACCTTGTGTGCGTGGAGGATGGACACTTGCAGTGGACTTGTTCCAGCAAGGACGCGCCGCAGCCAGCGGAGGGCTCTTGCCTGAGGGGAAAG GTTCCGCTGGTTTTCCAAAGCCCTGGCCCCCCTGCCGAGATGGGCGCGCTCTGGGTGGAAATGCTCCGTTTCTATTCCCTGGAGTTCAACATGGCCGACAACGTCATCGGCGTACGGACCGGCGCCGTCCTCTCTCGGGAGTTGAAGGACTGGCCCAAGAAACGCATGGCCGTGGAGG ACCCGTTTGCCGTCAAGAGGAACGTGGCGCGCTCCGTCAACAGCCAGCAAATGTACGACTACATCCTCCATTGCCTCAAAACAACCTACAAGTACTTTGCGCTGCCCCTCGACGCGGCACCTCCGTCTGAGGGGAAGGCGGGCGGCGCCACCTCGAGTCAGCCGAGCACGGACTCCCAAAACGGTCCCGAAGATTCCGACTGCATcgtcgaggaagaggaggaaattGAAGAAGGCAGCGACTCGGAAGGGGAGAAGGAAAAGGCGGACTTGGGCAAAAGCAGCTTCTCCGAGGAAGAAGAGGACGACGACGCCCGGGCGCACGGCGCCAGACGTCACTTGGACAGCTTCACcacggaggatgaggagatttTCCCCGTGGACGAGATCTCGGGGGAGGAGCTTTTGTCTGATGAGGAACCTCCGGATTTGGACACGCCCGCTTCAGAGGAGGAAGAGCTGGCGCCTGCCGTGGCCTCACCTGCGTGCCAACGGGACACTGTTGAAAATGAGCTCCCAGAAAATCAAGTAGTCCACGCGCAGAGCACAAAGTCATACCAATTCAGCAAGCATGCTTTCACCAGAGGAAAG ACACACATGGTCGTGTGCAGCTTGTGCAAGCGCGACGGCCACTTGAAGAAAGATTGTCCGGAGGATTTCAAAAAGGTGGACTTGCCGCCGTTGCCCCCGATGACGGCCGACTTCCTCAGCGTGCTGGACCTAGTGTGTGAGCAGTGCTTTG TGGACTTTGCCCCGGATGACTTGGAAGTGGCCGTCAGAGAGCGCATCCTGCAAGATCTGGAGATCTTTGTCAGGCGACAGTTCCCTG GTGCACGTCTGCAGCTCTTTGGCTCTTCCAAAAATGGCTTTGGCTTCCGACAGAGTGACCTGGACATCTGCATGGTGCGAGAGGGCCAGGACAACATTGAC GATGTTGACTGCATCAATGTGATCGAGCGTCTTGCAAAGCTCCTCAGGAAACATCCAG ATTTGAGGAACATCCTGCCAATTACCACCGCCAAAGTGCCCATTGTGAAGTTCTACCACGTCCGCACCGGTCTGGAGGGAGACATAAGCCTTTACAACAGACTG GCTCTGCACAACACGCGCCTGCTGGCGTTGTACGCCGCCATCGACAGGAGAGTGAAGATCCTGTGCTACGTCATGAAGGTGTTTGCCAAG ATTTGCGACATCGGCGACGCTTCGCGCGGCAGTCTCTCGTCTTACGCCTACACCCTCATGGTTCTCTTCTTCCTTCAGCAGAGGGAACCGCCTCTTATACCCGTGCTACAGGAG ctTTACGACGGTGACAAGAAGCCGGAGGTGTTGGCCGACGGCTGGAACGTGTATTTCTTTGAAGACTTAAAAGCACTG CCGAGTCGCTGGCCGCAGTACGGAAAGAACACCGAGAGTGTGGGCCAACTGTGGCTGGGCCTCCTCCGCTTCTACACGGAGGACTTTGATTTTAAAGAGCACGTGGTGTGCACCCGGCAGAAAGCCCGCCTCACCACCTTCAACAAGCAGTGGACGTCCAAATACATCGTCATCGAAG ATCCGTTTGACCTCAATCACAATCTGGGTGCCGGTCTGTCCAGGAAAA TGACCAATTTCATCATGAAGGCCTTCATCAATGGCAGAACTGTGTTCGGCACCCCTGTCCAGGCCTTTCCGCCCGAGTACCCTCGTCAGATG GAGTACTTTTTCGACCCTCAAGTCCTGACCGAAGGAGAAGTGGCCCCCAACGACCGTTGCTGCCGTATCTGCGGCAAGATCGGTCACTTCATGAAAGACTGCCCCATGCGCAGGAA TGTTTCCTTGCAGGTCCAGGCACAGGCACGACTCGGACAGAAGGCCCGACAACGCGCTTGA
- the tut7 gene encoding terminal uridylyltransferase 7 isoform X1: protein MMENSDRHNRARPGSRGAASDGRRNQEHNRGQPFRMDGGVQGKKNQGGPYWSSPNRGGLGPLAYSPGAFRGGHSPLQRDDLHRFWSPENSGGTREETWREHIHQQWGKSVRDGGPYEDRDTWRRDTSDGGNAGRRRRPRHKRRHFAEEDQDLASEESSLSAKDLQALRQAEMRLGKDGIHKKKSNSKPNALYTCTLCDVLLDSLSDANRHVRDKRHKRRLREKKEHTMLTEILPPGPEHVGALTAALEAVVSQHGMDDGDVETRRGVVSLMQDVLLSVLPEIRLRLYGSSCTKFGFKDSDVNVDIRYPPHMHQPDVLLSVKECLAGSPLFVDLEADFHARVPVVMCKEKKSGLLCKVSAGNENAFQSTAYLASLAKREQLLPPLVLGLRRWARICQIDRAEEGGLPPYVFALMVIFFLQQRKEALLPTYLNQAIKTFSLSKLSDFNLVCVEDGHLQWTCSSKDAPQPAEGSCLRGKVPLVFQSPGPPAEMGALWVEMLRFYSLEFNMADNVIGVRTGAVLSRELKDWPKKRMAVEDPFAVKRNVARSVNSQQMYDYILHCLKTTYKYFALPLDAAPPSEGKAGGATSSQPSTDSQNGPEDSDCIVEEEEEIEEGSDSEGEKEKADLGKSSFSEEEEDDDARAHGARRHLDSFTTEDEEIFPVDEISGEELLSDEEPPDLDTPASEEEELAPAVASPACQRDTVENELPENQVVHAQSTKSYQFSKHAFTRGKTHMVVCSLCKRDGHLKKDCPEDFKKVDLPPLPPMTADFLSVLDLVCEQCFVDFAPDDLEVAVRERILQDLEIFVRRQFPGARLQLFGSSKNGFGFRQSDLDICMVREGQDNIDDVDCINVIERLAKLLRKHPDLRNILPITTAKVPIVKFYHVRTGLEGDISLYNRLALHNTRLLALYAAIDRRVKILCYVMKVFAKICDIGDASRGSLSSYAYTLMVLFFLQQREPPLIPVLQELYDGDKKPEVLADGWNVYFFEDLKALPSRWPQYGKNTESVGQLWLGLLRFYTEDFDFKEHVVCTRQKARLTTFNKQWTSKYIVIEDPFDLNHNLGAGLSRKMTNFIMKAFINGRTVFGTPVQAFPPEYPRQMEYFFDPQVLTEGEVAPNDRCCRICGKIGHFMKDCPMRRKSRHRHDSDRRPDNALERADAADDPASRHKSERWRWRDAPEPRCCFLCGSRAHIKKDCQLYRGNTKMENLPPSSSSSSSSSSGLLRNSREKQSSLLKEEEEEEKKKRPQHVMLSPQAGSLATRNSGHGKSPVE from the exons ATGATGGAGAACTCGGACAGGCACAACCGGGCAAGGCCAGGTAGCCGGGGAGCAGCTTCAGATGGCCGGAGGAACCAGGAGCACAATCGAGGACAGCCCTTCAGAATGGATGGAGGAGTGCAAGGCAAGAAGAACCAGGGAGGGCCGTACTGGTCCAGCCCCAATAGGGGGGGACTCGGCCCCTTGGCTTATTCCCCCGGAGCCTTCCGAGGCGGCCACAGCCCCTTGCAGAGGGATGATCTACATCGGTTCTGGAGTCCGGAAAACAGCGGCGGGACTCGAGAAGAGACCTGGAGAGAGCATATCCATCAACAGTGGGGGAAGAGTGTCCGTGATGGAGGTCCATATGAGGACAGGGACACGTGGAGGAGGGATACCTCTGACGGAGGAAATGCAG GAAGAAGACGTCGACCGAGACACAAGCGCAGACATTTTGCTGAAGAGGACCAGGACCTCGCGAGCGAAGAGTCGTCACTCTCAGCCAAAGATCTGCAAGCACTGCGGCAAGCTGAAATGCGTCTCGGTAAAGATGGCATTCACAAGAAG AAGTCCAACAGCAAGCCTAACGCACTTTACACCTGCACCCTCTGCGACGTCCTTCTGGACTCGCTGTCTGATGCTAACCGGCACGTCCGAGACAAGCGGCACAAGCGGAGGCTCAGG GAGAAGAAAGAGCACACCATGCTGACCGAGATCCTGCCGCCTGGCCCCGAGCACGTTGGCGCGTTGACCGCCGCCTTAGAGGCTGTGGTCAGCCAGCACGGAATGGATGACGGCGATGTGGAGACGAGGCGCGGTGTCGTGTCCCTCATGCAAGATGTTCTCCTTTCCGTCCTACCCG AGATCAGGCTTCGCTTGTACGGATCGTCCTGCACCAAGTTTGGATTCAAGGATTCCGATGTCAACGTGGACATCCGCTATCCGCCTCAC ATGCATCAGCCAGATGTCCTGTTGTCGGTCAAGGAGTGCCTGGCCGGGAGCC CTCTTTTTGTTGATCTGGAAGCTGACTTTCATGCTCGTGTGCCCGTGGTGATGTGCAAAGAAAAGAAGag TGGTCTTCTGTGCAAAGTGAGCGCCGGGAATGAAAATGCCTTCCAAAGCACGGCTTATCTGGCTTCCCTCGCCAAGCGGGAGCAGCTCCTCCCGCCGCTGGTTCTTGGACTGCGGCGTTGGGCGAGG ATCTGTCAAATTGACCGCGCGGAGGAGGGTGGGCTACCCCCGTACGTCTTTGCCCTCATGGTCATCTTCTTTCTACAACAGCGCAAGGAAGCCCTCTTGCCAACCTATCTCAATCAAGCG ATCAAGACCTTTTCGCTGAGCAAGCTTTCCGACTTCAACCTTGTGTGCGTGGAGGATGGACACTTGCAGTGGACTTGTTCCAGCAAGGACGCGCCGCAGCCAGCGGAGGGCTCTTGCCTGAGGGGAAAG GTTCCGCTGGTTTTCCAAAGCCCTGGCCCCCCTGCCGAGATGGGCGCGCTCTGGGTGGAAATGCTCCGTTTCTATTCCCTGGAGTTCAACATGGCCGACAACGTCATCGGCGTACGGACCGGCGCCGTCCTCTCTCGGGAGTTGAAGGACTGGCCCAAGAAACGCATGGCCGTGGAGG ACCCGTTTGCCGTCAAGAGGAACGTGGCGCGCTCCGTCAACAGCCAGCAAATGTACGACTACATCCTCCATTGCCTCAAAACAACCTACAAGTACTTTGCGCTGCCCCTCGACGCGGCACCTCCGTCTGAGGGGAAGGCGGGCGGCGCCACCTCGAGTCAGCCGAGCACGGACTCCCAAAACGGTCCCGAAGATTCCGACTGCATcgtcgaggaagaggaggaaattGAAGAAGGCAGCGACTCGGAAGGGGAGAAGGAAAAGGCGGACTTGGGCAAAAGCAGCTTCTCCGAGGAAGAAGAGGACGACGACGCCCGGGCGCACGGCGCCAGACGTCACTTGGACAGCTTCACcacggaggatgaggagatttTCCCCGTGGACGAGATCTCGGGGGAGGAGCTTTTGTCTGATGAGGAACCTCCGGATTTGGACACGCCCGCTTCAGAGGAGGAAGAGCTGGCGCCTGCCGTGGCCTCACCTGCGTGCCAACGGGACACTGTTGAAAATGAGCTCCCAGAAAATCAAGTAGTCCACGCGCAGAGCACAAAGTCATACCAATTCAGCAAGCATGCTTTCACCAGAGGAAAG ACACACATGGTCGTGTGCAGCTTGTGCAAGCGCGACGGCCACTTGAAGAAAGATTGTCCGGAGGATTTCAAAAAGGTGGACTTGCCGCCGTTGCCCCCGATGACGGCCGACTTCCTCAGCGTGCTGGACCTAGTGTGTGAGCAGTGCTTTG TGGACTTTGCCCCGGATGACTTGGAAGTGGCCGTCAGAGAGCGCATCCTGCAAGATCTGGAGATCTTTGTCAGGCGACAGTTCCCTG GTGCACGTCTGCAGCTCTTTGGCTCTTCCAAAAATGGCTTTGGCTTCCGACAGAGTGACCTGGACATCTGCATGGTGCGAGAGGGCCAGGACAACATTGAC GATGTTGACTGCATCAATGTGATCGAGCGTCTTGCAAAGCTCCTCAGGAAACATCCAG ATTTGAGGAACATCCTGCCAATTACCACCGCCAAAGTGCCCATTGTGAAGTTCTACCACGTCCGCACCGGTCTGGAGGGAGACATAAGCCTTTACAACAGACTG GCTCTGCACAACACGCGCCTGCTGGCGTTGTACGCCGCCATCGACAGGAGAGTGAAGATCCTGTGCTACGTCATGAAGGTGTTTGCCAAG ATTTGCGACATCGGCGACGCTTCGCGCGGCAGTCTCTCGTCTTACGCCTACACCCTCATGGTTCTCTTCTTCCTTCAGCAGAGGGAACCGCCTCTTATACCCGTGCTACAGGAG ctTTACGACGGTGACAAGAAGCCGGAGGTGTTGGCCGACGGCTGGAACGTGTATTTCTTTGAAGACTTAAAAGCACTG CCGAGTCGCTGGCCGCAGTACGGAAAGAACACCGAGAGTGTGGGCCAACTGTGGCTGGGCCTCCTCCGCTTCTACACGGAGGACTTTGATTTTAAAGAGCACGTGGTGTGCACCCGGCAGAAAGCCCGCCTCACCACCTTCAACAAGCAGTGGACGTCCAAATACATCGTCATCGAAG ATCCGTTTGACCTCAATCACAATCTGGGTGCCGGTCTGTCCAGGAAAA TGACCAATTTCATCATGAAGGCCTTCATCAATGGCAGAACTGTGTTCGGCACCCCTGTCCAGGCCTTTCCGCCCGAGTACCCTCGTCAGATG GAGTACTTTTTCGACCCTCAAGTCCTGACCGAAGGAGAAGTGGCCCCCAACGACCGTTGCTGCCGTATCTGCGGCAAGATCGGTCACTTCATGAAAGACTGCCCCATGCGCAGGAA GTCCAGGCACAGGCACGACTCGGACAGAAGGCCCGACAACGCGCTTGAGCGAGCGGACGCGGCCGACGACCCGGCGTCCAGACACAAAAGCGAACGCTGGCGGTGGCGCGACGCTCCCGAGCCGCGCTGCTGCTTCCTGTGTGGCTCCAGGGCTCACATCAAGAAGGACTGTCAGCTCTACAGAG GAAATACGAAAATGGaaaacctccctccctcctcctcctcctcctcctcctcctcatcgggCCTCTTGAGGAATTCCAGAGAGAAACAA AGTTCACTgttgaaggaggaggaggaggaggagaagaagaaaaggccTCAACATGTGATGCTAAGTCCACAAGCAG GTAGTTTAGCTACCCGCAATTCGGGTCACGGGAAGAGCCCGGTGGAGTGA